From the genome of Prunus persica cultivar Lovell chromosome G8, Prunus_persica_NCBIv2, whole genome shotgun sequence:
CGCCCTTAAAAATAAACGGTTCATGTTATCCGAACCTGTGATCCGTTTTTGTAAATAGTCAAAAGGGGATTCCTTTTATATGGGAGTTGTacacatacacacatacacagacacacagacacacagacacacagacacagacacagacacacacacacacacacacacatatatacaaaatgtTATTCATCATTAATCTTTCGCATATTGTATAACCTTGCAGGCATGAATCAAAATTTATTGACAACATCGTTGAAGCGATTTCATTACAAGTATTAAACCATGCGTATTTGAATGTAGCAAAGTACCCAGTTGGAATAGAGTCTCGTGTGCGTGAGATAGATAAGCTTTTGGACGTTGGAGGAAACGATGTTCGCATGGTAGGGATATGGGGCACTGGTGGAATAGGTAAGACAACAATTGCTAAAGCTGTTTATAATTCCATCGCCCATATGTTTGAAGGTAGCTGTTTTCTAGATGATGTTAGAGAAAGATCAATGCCGTATGGAGGCTTAGTCAAACTACAAAGTATTCTTCTTTCTGAGATTCTAGGGGTGAAAGAAGTAAAGGTGACCAATGTTGACAAAGGAATCAATGTGATAAAGAAAATGTTGAATGGTAAGAAGCTTCTCTTAGTTCTTGACGATGTGAATCAATTGGACCAATTAAACAAATTAGTTGGAAGGTCtgattggtttggttcagGCAGCAGAATTGTTCTAACGACAAGAGATAAGCATTTGCTAATTGCTCATCAAGTCAATCTAATATATGAGGTTGAGAAGTTAGATCATTATGAGTCCTTAAAGCTCTTCGCCAGTTGGAATTCATTTTCAAGAAATGGACACTTAAAAGATGATTATGCGAAACTTGCAAACAATGTAGTAGACTATGCTGACGGTCTTCCATTAGCTCTGATGGTTTTGGGTTCACATCTATGTGGTAGAAGTATTGATCAATGGAAATATGCATTAGATGGTTACAGAAGAGTTCCTAACCGAGAGATTCaagaaattctcaaaataaGTTATAATGCACTAGAAGATGCGGTGAAGGACGTTTTCCTTGATATTGCATTTTTCTATAAAGGTCTAGGCGAGGATTATGTGATACAAATGCTAGAAGGTTGTGACCTCAACCCTAAGTATGATCTTGAAGTACTCGTGGAAAAGGCTCTTATAAATATTACGGAAGATGGCTGCATTTGGATGCATGATTTGATACAAGAAATGGGTAAAGAAGTAGTTCGCCAAGAGTCACCAACTGAGCCCGGAAAACGTAGTAGGTTGTGGTTTCATGAGGATGTTTACCATGTTTTAACAGAAAACACAGTAAGtagaatatataatttaaaacattttatttttattttacaaaaaaCTTTTCCTTTGCTAATAGTATTGCTTTTTCATACTAGGGAACGGATAAGATCAAGGGTATTATGGTGAATTTGCCTGCTGGGCTTGAGTCAGATGAGGTATGTTTGAATGCTGAAAGCTtctcaaagatgaaaaatcttCGACTTTTTATAAATCATAATGCGCGCTTGTCTGGAGAGGTTGATTATCTTCCCAATGAGTTGAGGCTCCTTAGCTGGCCTGAATATCCGTCACAATCTTTGCCAGCCAATTTTAATCCAAAGAAACTTGTTGGTCTTGCTTTGCCTCGCAGCTGCATTTTACGACTGGATTTGGAATTCAAggtattcatttttttctctttcttcttagCATGTTGTAAGTTTCTTTAAAGCTTATGATGCgatcttctctctttttctccttgtttTGTGGGACAGAGtttgaaatttataaatttggaGCACAGCAAATTCCTAAGAAAAACCCCTGACTTCTCTGGAGTCCCAAACTTGGAGAAGTTGAATCTAAACTATTGTACAAGTTTAGTTGAGCTTCATCCTTCTGCTGGATTCCTTCATAAGCTTGTTAAGTTGAGTCTTACGGGATGCTGTAGTCTTACTCTGTTTCCAAGAATTGTCAACTTGAAATCTCTGCTGGAGTTGAATCTTTACGGTTGCATAAGTCTTGAGAATTTTCCTGAAATTAAGGGGAAGATGGAATCTTTGAAATACATGGATCTATCAGAGACTTCCATCAAAGAATTGCCTTCATCGTCAATTCGACATTTCACTCGTCTCGAGAATTTGAAATTAACCGGATGTGAAAACCTTACAAATCTTCCATGCAGCATTTATGAGTTGAAGCACCTAGAGACAATTTCTGTCCGTAAATGCTCAAAATTGGTTTCATTTCCTAAAGTGGCGAAGTCTGAAGATTCAAGGAGTGCAGAATCACTTGTGACTCTTCAAGGAGGCAATTTATCGTTTCCCAAGCTATCTAGATTCTATGTGGGCGGATCCAATCTTTCAGACATTGCCGATTTCCTTCTGACTCTTGATTGCATAACCACATTAACTAGACTTGATTTATCAAGAAGCAATTTCGTTAGTCTTCCCGTATGCATTAATAACTTTGTCAACTTGGATAAACTTTGGTTGGTTAGGTGCAACAGACTTAGAGAAATTCCAGATCTTCCACAAGCATTGCAACTTTTAGATGCGAGTGATTGCTTATCATTGGAAAGAGTTTCAAAATTGTCCAACATTTTGGAACGTAAAGAGTCTCAAATGTTCAGTCAAATGTACTTGACTAATTGTTGGAGACTGCGTAACAATCTGGTTCGAattgtaaagaagaaaaatatgttcATAAATCAAGTCaatctcttctctctcattctcttgtctctcacatctcttGTCGTGGTTGAATTTCCAGGAATGGGAATTCCAAAGTGGTTCAGTTATCGTAAGGATTTCAAGGATCTTCGCGAATGTCAATTCTCTATTAAAACCtctcaaaatttcaattgGGAGAACAAAGGAATTTCTTTTTGTGCTTTTCTTGAAAAGACCGAAAATAGGttatttctttatattaaACCCAGCATCAGGGAGTTTGCTATTGATATGTATGTGAATGAAAAAAGCACTGATAAAATGCATTCAGCAGGGATACAAGCGAGTTTAGTGTGGCTGTCATATGTCCCTTTCCATGATTTGATGTCGACAATGGCACGCACGAATAGAAATGTGAAAAGAACATGGGTGATGCCTCCTTATTTGCCTACAATCCGAGTTCATTTTGTGCGTATTAGCAAAGCTGTGAAAAGCTGCGGAGTCCACCTAGTAATGCCACCAGGATGAAGACCTTAGTATAGAGGCATGGGTATGTCCAGGAAGATGCCAATCGATCAATCCTCCAAAGGGAAAGGACAATAGCATTCAAATGTGATTGGGATGATAAGGATATGCATCCTTCTTACAAGCTGACATTCTCAAGCCCGTGGGTAGAATTTAGTGATCTATATTTGTGATTGTTTGTGTTAATTCCACATGATTGGTTTCTTAGACTTCAATTGAGTTTTGAATGGTGGATGTTGGAATGGTGCAGTCTTGCTCTATGCAAGATGAGATAAGAGGAGAGGAGACTGGTTTGCACCCTATTGTTTCAGAGTAGATGATGTCTACTAGGATATACCGTATAAAGTTATACTTCCAGAGCACTATTGTTTACAGCTTAGCAATTGTGCCACATGGAGCTCCGAGTTTGTGATCCCTTAGCGTTCTGGTGCTGCTATTCCTGGTGGCTTACATGGTCTTGCATTTCTTTTCGTGCAGCTGCTCTAATGGTTTCCTGGCTGTCTTTACTTCTTGCTGTTTGGTTTTGTAAATGATTTGTTACTGGTGTGGTGATTCTACTGTCCTTCCTTCAGTTTGGGGTTGCTAGTATTCCAGTCCCTAAGGGTTGGTCTCCCCTTGGTGCGCCACTGTTTTTGGCTAGTTGCTCTTCACAGTTCCTGTCTTTTGACCTGCTTTTATGGTTAGTGCTGCCTTGCTGTATTATTAAAGTGTGTTGCTGGCTGTAGACTTTGTTCTTCCTGCGGCTGCGTTGTGTTTTTTATAGCAGAACAGATTGCTGTTTGGCTCAGCCTTATTTTCTCCTTGGTGTTGCTGCACTAGTTCTCCTAATTGTTGTTGGTTAGGGCTTTGCATGTTGCCTCATGTTGGGGAGAGAAAGACAGAAATTAATGAAGCTGTTGTTccagaagaaattgaaagctCGTCCTTCGTTCGATGTAGATACTAGTGGACTTAAAGAACGGGGGTGCAGTCATCAACCCCAACAATGCTGTCCAAGTTCAAGTGTTCTTTTCGCAAGTTTAAGAGGAACTTTCACAAATGCAACTACTGCTAATGAGGCAGTAAAGCTCCAGTCTTGGCCCCTTACCACACAGGTGAGACAATCCCCATTGATTATTCCTGCCCCCGCATCACAAGCACCATCCAAGTCGATATTTTTCACTGATTCCTCTGGTCGGAGCAAAGTGCATTTATTTATGGGTTTCCTCAAGTCTTCTTCTGGCTTTGATTTAACCACTGATTCTTGTACTTCCAAAAAACTGTGCGGCTCCAGTTGAGGCTTGTGTTATGACAGGCATTGGATTCACTTGCAGACCTCAGAATACACTTTCAGAATGGCCTTCCGGATAGCCCAACTCACACAGGAGAAAATGGTCAgctctttcttctctgtttgCCCCTGAATTTCCTGTGATGATATATAACTGTCAAGGCCGTTGGTTAAACCTGGTCACCTCACCTGTGATTCAAGTACTCCTGAATATAGCCTAGAAAGCTATTTTAGCTATTTTAGctaattttgaatgttttatcaTTGCTCCAACAAGCTACCAAAGTACAGTTCTGTTTCATTTTTGGTACACTATTGTAGGGCAAGCTCAATATAATTTTTCCTAATAACTATTTTGCATAAGTTAATTTATCCATCCATTTATAAAAGTTTATTCACATTATGTACTTGATCACTTCTTATGGACTCATTTGAGGATAATTCTAATCTCGTTCATGAAAGATAATGATGTTTTTAATGCAGATGACATTGGTCAGCCAGATAGGCAATGAAATCAtgcagaggaagaagaatgAATCGAATTTAACTGTCTCAAGGTGAATATGTCGTGGATAGCATTGAAAACAAACCCCTGCCCTCTCATCTCACCTCCCATCTATTTGCCTCAGTAGATGAGATTCTGTTTGTTGGGGTCTTAGCACTAATTTCCACTTTCTTTATTCGAATCTTCTGAAGTTTTGAATATGTTGATTTCCCAATTGGTTCACAGGTTTGGTATTTTGGAAACAACTTTGAGTCTTTTCTTATTGCTGCGGTGATGCTTGACAGAAAGGCATTGGGGGACTTGGGACCAGAGCATGCTTCTACCTGTTATTATGTCTAAACCTAaaggcaagaaaaaaaacatttttgaTGAGCACAAAAGTAATGGTCAGAAACACCATACTCAATGCCCGTTTGCTAATTGCATGCTTGCTGATGGCTAATGTTTACTCGTCAGAATTCAGAAACACCATGGCTGAGCTTCGAATTTTCTAGATGTAAAGGGTCAAATCCCTTTGAGACGTTAAATTTCAAAACACATCCATAGCCATGTCATCATCCTTGATAATGCTCCCAGCTGGGGTGTTGCAACTTTGTGACTCGCATGTGATTGGTTGGATGAACTTGTCAAATTGCCGGAGACTCTGTGA
Proteins encoded in this window:
- the LOC18766676 gene encoding TMV resistance protein N → MAVHSTLISNGTIPFYNAENVISALQLIQQLFSQERLKLAANFLAASLAPCLTQLFDQPVYFSGTQSNVSHSMTYDVFLSFRGEDTRFNFTDHLYSNLTRKGIRTFIDDGLKRGEEISPALLRAIEESKISIIVFSENYASSKWCLDELVKILESKETREQIVWPVFYKVNPSDVRHQRGSFGQALADYECEFKDDMEKVQRWRRSLTKAANLSGWCFINGHESKFIDNIVEAISLQVLNHAYLNVAKYPVGIESRVREIDKLLDVGGNDVRMVGIWGTGGIGKTTIAKAVYNSIAHMFEGSCFLDDVRERSMPYGGLVKLQSILLSEILGVKEVKVTNVDKGINVIKKMLNGKKLLLVLDDVNQLDQLNKLVGRSDWFGSGSRIVLTTRDKHLLIAHQVNLIYEVEKLDHYESLKLFASWNSFSRNGHLKDDYAKLANNVVDYADGLPLALMVLGSHLCGRSIDQWKYALDGYRRVPNREIQEILKISYNALEDAVKDVFLDIAFFYKGLGEDYVIQMLEGCDLNPKYDLEVLVEKALINITEDGCIWMHDLIQEMGKEVVRQESPTEPGKRSRLWFHEDVYHVLTENTGTDKIKGIMVNLPAGLESDEVCLNAESFSKMKNLRLFINHNARLSGEVDYLPNELRLLSWPEYPSQSLPANFNPKKLVGLALPRSCILRLDLEFKSLKFINLEHSKFLRKTPDFSGVPNLEKLNLNYCTSLVELHPSAGFLHKLVKLSLTGCCSLTLFPRIVNLKSLLELNLYGCISLENFPEIKGKMESLKYMDLSETSIKELPSSSIRHFTRLENLKLTGCENLTNLPCSIYELKHLETISVRKCSKLVSFPKVAKSEDSRSAESLVTLQGGNLSFPKLSRFYVGGSNLSDIADFLLTLDCITTLTRLDLSRSNFVSLPVCINNFVNLDKLWLVRCNRLREIPDLPQALQLLDASDCLSLERVSKLSNILERKESQMFSQMYLTNCWRLRNNLVRIVKKKNMFINQVNLFSLILLSLTSLVVVEFPGMGIPKWFSYRKDFKDLRECQFSIKTSQNFNWENKGISFCAFLEKTENRLFLYIKPSIREFAIDMYVNEKSTDKMHSAGIQASLVWLSYVPFHDLMSTMARTNRNVKRTWVMPPYLPTIRVHFVRISKAVKSCGVHLVMPPG